The DNA window GGACTTCATCCTCATCTGCAGGTAAATGGAAACTCTTGagttgaatttttatttatttatttttttaagggctGCACACAATACAGAAATAGTAGTTGAAGTCATTTGGATTTGCAAGCTTGACAAGTCTCTACTAACCAAACTCTTTTCCACAGTCGGTACATTGACCGCCTTCCGCTGACATTCATCTTTGGGATTGCTACGTCACCCAGTACCATCCAGCACATGCTTCCCTACTCTGTATCCTCCCTGCTGTGCATCGAGCTCTTCCAGTCACTGTCTTGCACACAACACTTGGCTACAGTCATTGACAAGGTAGTTTcgcttttttttggtgtttttttttttaatttgggtgCCTGAAAAAGGAGAACGTTCTTCAGAACAAGCCATAAATGTTGCCCTAACCCTACCTGCAGACAATCAGTGGCCTGGTGGAtcttaagaaaataaatgaagccaattaagttttctttcctttattaTTTAATCCCTGCTCTCTGCAGTTGATCCTGACTCCATGCATCCCTTTTAAACTCAACGGTAAAGTGATGCAGGTCCTCATCAGCATCTTCCTCTACCACGATTTCTCAGTGAGAAACTTCATAAAGGGGTTGCAGGTATGGAGCAACAATAGTCCCGTTATGTCTGTCATTTCCTTGTTTCCTTGCCTGAAGTGTAGTTCAAATGTGCAACCATTTGAGACCAAATGTCTGCTTGGTCTTTGTGCAGCTGGCCCTGCTGGAGCATTTTCACTCTCAGCCTCTCAGTGTACTGTGCTGCAAGAAAAAGCAGGCTCTGCTCAACGTGATGCAGCTCAGTCAACCCAACTTGGAGAGAATAAGACAGCTGCCATCATTCAAAAGGTAGTCAgacatgtttctttttacaaCCATCCCACATTtgtgaggagaaaaaagtgTAAATGCACCACTTACATAGCTGCAAAAAGTGATGGCAGGTAGCTTAAGCATTGTAGTGTAATGCTGTCTATTAGCATGTTTTTATCTGTCTTTTTCAAACGTGAAACTAAGCCTTTAACTTATTCTAACATGTGTCTTTCCCTAGGTATGTAGAGAAGCTGGAAGCACAGGAACAGGTCAATCTGATGACCAGTGACACTCATTTAAAGGTACATTCTCATCATCTGTGGTGCCGATCACTGATCCTGTAACATCTGAGGTTTTTGAACAAGACCTGCTTTGTCTGTTTTTAGGAAGTGTGTCAAAAACTGATAAAGGACCTTCGCAAATACCACAAGAATTATTATCCCGTCCTGAGGTGTCTCCACACTCTGACCTCATCATTACCTCGATATCCTCTTGGAAAACAGGCAAGGGGGTCACTGCTTTAGTACTTAAGTAACCCACTATTTTAGAGCTAATGATGGCTAAGCTCTTTTTTGATATTCCTAAAGTACTGGTGTTATATCTGCCTTGAGATAACAGTGGATTATTGTGCATTACAGATCAGGGAGCTCCATTTAATATGCTTGGAGAAGAATGTATGGGAGAATGAGGACTACCAATCAGCCATGAAGCTTGTAAAGTAAGCCTGATTAGTTGATGTGTATCTGAAACGTGGGTGACAGCCCTTTAAGTAATTTTGATCCATGTCTGCTGTTTTAAGCTCGGCTTATTTGTACCAATCTACAGTAAATATCTAAATAACTATTGAGCAGATGATATTTGAATAATTCACCACCAGATGGTAGCATATTCATGGATATTGACGGTTGTTTTGCATCCTGGTGGCCAAATTGTGATTCATATACAACAAACTTTTGATGCGCCTTTCTTGTAGGTTTTTTTGGTCCATCAGCAGGCCATTCAGAAGTTAACTGCTTGTggtgcttttgtgtttttccctctAGGATGCTGGCAAAAGATGAGTTGGTTGCTTTGCTACAGAGATGTGTGGAGATACTGCAGTCCAgcaagtcaaagaacatgaagAATGCTCTTGTCCAGTTGGAGGAACTACTTGCCAAATTCAAGCAGCTGGACAGTAagtttaagattttatttttagtattgTGGATTCCAGATGACAGagctgtggaggtatggagatgtttAGGAGAGAAGGCAGTGGAGttttaaccagattgtttaacagtTTCAGAGAATGAGCGGGCACATGACACCTTTTCAGGAACCAGGATGATTTTGcagacattgtgatctgtagtgaaagtaggggagcaggtggaagagtctggagagaagaggaatgaaagccaGTAGAAGCAGGACAAAAATATatctgtgtgaatgagagggagactggtgtaacagtgaagcctGCAAGGAGCAGGCaatgaaggtggatgagtttaaatacctgggatcaaccattcaaagcaacagacagtgcagGAAGGGTGGAGACATGTCGGGGgggatttgtgacagaaggatggcAACAAGCATGAAAAGAACGGTTTACAAGATGTTGACGAGGGATAGAGGATACActagacaaaggatgttgaagatggagctgccaggcaggagggaaGGAACGGCAagtagtgaaggaggatatgcagaggttggtgtgacagaggaagatgataggatgagatggaggcagattatCGGCTGATGTGACCCCTAAGGGGAGCAGCCGAAAGGAGATGATTCTGGATTCTTAGTTTCCTTCACTGTAATTGTGCCCCAGGTATGTTTCCTGACTCACCTGCTTTCCAAATGCTCGTCTTTTGTCTTGTATTTTAGGTGCCGCTGAAATGGCTCCAACTGTAGAAGCTTCGATCACCTCTCCAATAAAAAATCTTCAAAAGAAAACTGATCTGTTCCAGCTGCAGAAGGTAGCTCACTGGTTAAATTGCGGTTTTTGGTTTCCTGTGAAGAGGTTCTCTGCCTCTTTAAAACTGCTGTATTGCTTTTACTTAAACTCTTATCATAATTTTTATAGACACTGCTGGAGATGAACGAGTCCCGGAGAGCCAAGAGGCTGAGTCCATTTGAGAACCTGAGGAATGAAGCTCTTGAGTTTATCGATGGTTTAGTAAAGTAAGACTAATGAGACTATGGCTCCCCTAAATACAACTCCTAACACTGGAAACTCTacatttaattttgttgttCTACCCAGGAGCCATCTGTCCCCCCCAGAGTCCCAGACCCTTTATGAGGTCTGCTACTACAGTTCATCTGCCACAGTGAGGCGCCACCTCAATGCAACGCCTCGTACCTCCATTCAGGCTGCGCTCAGCAGTCCTTACTACTATCTTCAGGTACACCTGCTTCATCTTGTTAAGTGTGCAACTTCGTTAACAGCAGTAAGAACTGAAAGTGAAGAAATTTCTTATTTTAGTCTGCAGCTGGTAATGTGTAGTGATGTTCTACTAATCAAAAAAACCTGTAATAGCTTTGTCCCTCTCATGAATTTGACTTTTTTAGAACGACCGCCTGAAGACGGACGATGGGACAGTCTCCAATGCTGCTCCTGACATCTGTATCACATACAAGCTTCACCTGGAGTGTGGAAGGCTGATCAATCTCTATGACTGGCTGGAAGTGAGTTTATAAACTACATTATGTGTAATTTACTAACATCAAAAGAATTTAACAACAGCTTTCAACTTTGCTTCACAAACTTTCTTTAGCTggagatgtttgtttttgtctgtgtaagaGATGCTGTATTAATCTGGAGGACCCATGTGTCACATGATTAATGGATTAATTATTGGCCCTGGATGCTGAcatgaatgaaaatgtgtttgttttcaggccTTCGCCACCGTGGTTTCAGCTGGTGAGGGTAATGATCCAGATTCTGAAAATTTTGGGAAAGTGGATGAAGTCAAACAGTATCCTTCCAGAccttaattaataattaataataatcgtttttcctgctttattaaaaattgtatttctgCAGGtaatttattggaaaaattaaGCACAGTTTAAGAcacaaaggaaacttaacatttaatttttcagttttggtATTTAACTTGTAACCAGCTCAGTTTTGGGTGGCAGGCCAGACTCTTCTGGTGTCTGTTTTGCTCAGTGAGTGAAAATGAGCAACAGTTTGCCAACAGCACCCCAGACCCAAACTACTCTAGAGCAGCTAGGTACTCCTCATTTAAGCCTTTCTTTGGAGTATCATGATTGGATTAGACAATTGAGGTAATTCTGGGTTAGTAAGCAAACCAAATACTTCAGTAGTTTAAGAGCAAAACACCAAGATGCCTAAAATACACCATTTACTTGTAACTTTAGCCAAGACATTTTGTTCCTTAGCTTGTCCTTTAGCGCTCGTTTCATCCGCGCCGTATCAGAGCTCGAATTTCTGGGCTTCATCAAGTCTACCAAGCAGAAGACCGATCATGTGGCTCGACTCACCTGGGGAGGCTGCTAAAcagagctgtaaaaaaaaaaagaaagaaaactttcccctttttttctacatctgTGGAAATTTCAGATTTGTATTTTTTCACTCTAATTAAAGACATGCACATTAAACCTGTTTCTTTAAATAGTACATGAGTTTCAGGTGCTCGAACTACTAGCTATGTGCCACTGGGGAACAACACCCACCCCATCCCAccccccactttttttttatccagaaGTCAAAATTTTGGGCTGTTATCCCAAATTTTTAAGTTAGTAATCTCAAATTTTGAACTTGagagaaaataatattttgagtTATGTTGAAATAttggggcctcttcccggtgggacatgcccggaacacctcacccaggaggcggccaggaggcatcctaatcagatgcccgaggagagggaagcctgggcttctctgcttaggcttctgcccccgcgacccggccccggataagcggaagaaaatggatggatggaatggaTGGATTGAAATATTGGGGCAGTCACTGACCAGgttctaggcctgtgtgactgtggtCTCATTCACTCAATCCTGCGTTTTCTCCATGGTCATCACATCCAAAATGGCTGACAAGTTAGTATCATGTGGTTAGTGGTCAcatctgcaaaacctcaatatGTACAGTCAGGACTTTTGATAAAGCCAAGATAACAGGATTGGGATTGTTCAGGTTATGGACAGTAATCATagaatgtatataaaaaatggacatagccactgtgatgtcactggTCCCGCATTAAATCCTGAAATTGAACATTTTGGCTGTTGCaatctttgtgttttgaaactgaaagAAGTTTCAAAGCTGGTTATCACAGCACTTTCTGTATAAAGGTCACATACAATTACTGATACAATTTGATGCATCCAACCAGTTTTCAACTCTTAAAAGATGTTTATTGTTTTAAGTAATAAGTACATTGGTTTCAAAGTGATACCAGCAGAAcaaaactcaataaataaaacacgGGTGGGGGAGCAAATTAGCCCACTTTATGCTCAATTTAAAAAGCAGTGAACAGAGGACAAACGGCAAACACACTTTCTGCTCAAACTTGCGTTTCTTCCACATCCTTTGAGATTGACCTGCAAACCTTGTTTAAAACTCTACGTCGCTTTATTGTATTTACAtgtaacaaacagaaacaagtgCCAAAGCCTGGAATGCTGGGAATCATTACAAAAGTGAGATAACTGTAGATACACATACAGCTGGAGGAACGTAGGCCACTGGTAGAAATAGGGTCCATTTACATGAGGAAGCACCTAGTTGCTTACAACAGAGTGGTAACAACTGACAACAGCTTCATATAAACCTTTGCCCAAAGACATATATGGCACAGTAAGAAAAGTTTCCTTTAAACTAGCTAAACTTAATCTCTTACAATGATgtttcccccccccctcccccttcctCAAGATCTCGTGATAGCTTGCAGCGAGGGAAGGTTGTCTTGCAAAGTTTCTGTGCCACACTCAGGAAACATCTGGAGAAAAGGGAGGTGGAATATAAATACAGACACCACAAGTGTTAGTTTAAACTTAAAATGGTAGCGCTCAAAGTGAGAGCCAACATTTTGTCCTTTACAGCAAATGTGGAAATAATTTAggataaaaaaagcaaaagacgGAAACTCACAACTTGCAGGTTGCTCCCCGAATCGCCGCATTAACTGATCATGTGTGAACTTCACAAAGGTGTCGTACTGttctgaaataatttaaaaaaaaaaaaatttttataaaaTCAAGACCTTTTAAATTACAGGCTGTCATTTGTTACTTGGGGAAAATATCTGACTAACATTTGCTGGTTCTACGTTCTTAATGTGTCAGCATTATTTGAAGTATACCAACCGGCCAATTTTGAAGTCATGGTCTCCTCGTATTCCTCCCGCACCTTCTCTTCCCTTTCTTTCAGCAGGCGTTCGCAGATCATTCCAACTTGTCTGAGGGTGAATAATGGTTGCTCTTTTCTAGATGGAGAGACACCTCCAGAGGATGTTCCTGTAGATATAAAACTTTTACAAAACctgttgggggtgggggcttATAATTACTTGACTTGAACTGTGTTACTTTACCCACCTGGCATGCTGGACGCATTCATAGTGGACGACTGGGATGGGGATTCTGGAGAATAGCAGCACTCTGACTGTTGGCCTCCATCTAGATGCTTTCTCTTTTGAATGCGTTTGTACTCCTGTTTGATGCTGTTGAGTATTTGTTCTAGTTGGGTACACAGACAAGCGGAGGTTCATCAGTAATATCTGAACAGCTGTCACGTTTCCAGGTTTGACACGATGTGACTCAACATGTTGTTGATACCTCTCGGTATAGTAAACAAGCAGGCCAACTTAGCTAGCATTACCTGCACTAAGTCTTGATGAAGACTCCCCAAACGGCGAAGGCTCCATGCTGAGATACTTCCTAGGGGATGAGGACGACGGGGACACGGGGACGCATCTTCGTCTTTTGGGGGATGTAGGACTCATGAGCGGATCGAAATCCATGGTCCTCTTTAAAGTGGCTCCACACGCCATGACTTCAGTTTGTTACAGGGAGAGATTGCACGGAAAACACCGAAACAAGACAATAACAGTATGACATTAAGCACTTTGGACAGCTGCTAATTGTGCCTAATCGTTTATACACCTGTCTAATTGTTATGTTCAAATCTGCTTCCTATACCAAGAGATAAAACTACAAGCATACTGCGCAGCTCCGGCTTTAAATACCTGCTAGCAAGCTAGCGTTAGCTATATTTGCTAGCCAacaatcaaaaagaaaacaaagctaaCGTTAGCTGTGGCTGCCACTGGCATGAGAATATGTCCTGTTTCCCTTTgaataaagatgtttttgtgttaccTTCTGGAGGGGGAAGCTGGCCCGTTGCACCGCGCTCACCAGCTCGTCTTGTTGTTAAAGTTGTATCCCAAAAGTTGAAGTGCCGATCAGCCAGCAGCGGGCCAACTGTCTGCTATTAGACAGGGGGGCTAGCTAACGTAACTTAGCTGCCTGTTTTTGATGCGAGGTTGTGGTTGTCGGCTTCTCCGGCTTGTGACGTCACatgtgagggggaaaaaaaaacaaccagaaaCGCATTGCATTCTGGGTTATGTAGTGAAACCACAGTTTAACCAAATGACTAACTTTTATACTATACATTTCATGCATTGTACACCAATGAATGtataataagaataagaataatttattttaagctgtcatggggtgagacgcagggtacaccctgtacaggttgccagcctgtcgcagggccaaatATTATATACCTATTATGACCATTATATTATAGTTATCTATATTTGAATTTCAACACGTTAACTTGGGGTTGTCAGTAGTGGAAATGTAATTTCCCAATTCAGCTATCAACAAAATTCATTTCACACTTCTCAGCAAATCATTTTGAGATTTGCTGACCTATTTAGTTGGTAATGAACACATTTCCCAAatatttgttgtgtttatttatttactcatttgcGCTCTGGCCACCTCTGACCGGATCAGCTGATGGTTGTGTTTATTGGGTTCCAGGCACTTGGAGAGTTGCAGAGTGCCATCCAGTGGGTATCCATTGTACCGTCAACATTAATAACATGGTTGAGGGGTGTTTCTCTACttttaaatttttcatttatcagccGTTATTAAGGCCAACAATGATATTCCAGCCAACGGCTAATGGCTCGCCAATAAATCATTCGGTCCCTTCTGGATATCTGAATTATGCTTGTACTTGTTAGATTTCCACACAATTGAatcaattatttaattttagcCCTTTGGAGTTCTGTTCATAATGTGGGAACACTTGTTgagatttacaaaaaaacagttcC is part of the Archocentrus centrarchus isolate MPI-CPG fArcCen1 chromosome 22, fArcCen1, whole genome shotgun sequence genome and encodes:
- the orc3 gene encoding origin recognition complex subunit 3; this encodes MATSSVSKGCFVFKPNAKKKKKTASLESYFVHCCEDAESSGTRFGLCRDMWDKIKADTEVLQDELNRKILDSLLDFTRKSSSTHHHSDWTSQMRASEIPTAALMLGVNVPDHDMTFQSLSDLLQQSVTPHVASVQAKECGALKHLMKKVLERLMNTVVVVDEEDEEENMQTSTQLHRSVHCSLRILCDWYIARAQKCATDTPGKKRSCPVRDEQQQPPVVIIFKDLEAFNPRVLQDFILICSRYIDRLPLTFIFGIATSPSTIQHMLPYSVSSLLCIELFQSLSCTQHLATVIDKLILTPCIPFKLNGKVMQVLISIFLYHDFSVRNFIKGLQLALLEHFHSQPLSVLCCKKKQALLNVMQLSQPNLERIRQLPSFKRYVEKLEAQEQVNLMTSDTHLKEVCQKLIKDLRKYHKNYYPVLRCLHTLTSSLPRYPLGKQIRELHLICLEKNVWENEDYQSAMKLVKMLAKDELVALLQRCVEILQSSKSKNMKNALVQLEELLAKFKQLDSAAEMAPTVEASITSPIKNLQKKTDLFQLQKTLLEMNESRRAKRLSPFENLRNEALEFIDGLVKSHLSPPESQTLYEVCYYSSSATVRRHLNATPRTSIQAALSSPYYYLQNDRLKTDDGTVSNAAPDICITYKLHLECGRLINLYDWLEAFATVVSAGEGNDPDSENFGKVDEVKHARFIRAVSELEFLGFIKSTKQKTDHVARLTWGGC
- the LOC115772400 gene encoding akirin-2-like — translated: MACGATLKRTMDFDPLMSPTSPKRRRCVPVSPSSSSPRKYLSMEPSPFGESSSRLSAEQILNSIKQEYKRIQKRKHLDGGQQSECCYSPESPSQSSTMNASSMPGTSSGGVSPSRKEQPLFTLRQVGMICERLLKEREEKVREEYEETMTSKLAEQYDTFVKFTHDQLMRRFGEQPASYVS